In the genome of Pseudomonas putida, one region contains:
- a CDS encoding HU family DNA-binding protein has protein sequence MRKPELAAVIAEKADLTKEKANQVLNAILDSITGALDKDTVTLVGFGTFEKRHRGARTGKNPQTGQPVKIKASNTVAFKPGKNLRDSINQPAKPAKKGK, from the coding sequence ATGCGTAAACCAGAACTCGCCGCTGTTATCGCCGAAAAGGCCGACCTGACCAAGGAAAAGGCCAACCAGGTCTTGAATGCGATCCTCGACAGCATCACCGGTGCGCTGGACAAGGACACTGTCACCCTGGTCGGTTTCGGTACTTTTGAAAAACGTCATCGTGGCGCCCGCACCGGCAAGAACCCGCAGACCGGTCAACCCGTCAAGATCAAAGCCAGCAACACCGTTGCCTTCAAGCCTGGCAAGAACCTGCGCGACAGCATCAATCAGCCCGCCAAGCCTGCCAAGAAAGGCAAATGA
- a CDS encoding NAD(P)/FAD-dependent oxidoreductase, protein MTSPVVIIGTGLAGYNLAREFRKLDGDTPLLLITADDGRSYSKPMLSTGFAKQKDADGLCMAEPGAMAEQLKAEIRTHTTISGIDPGHKRLWIGEEAVEYRDLVLAWGAQTVQVPIEGDAPELVFPINDLEDYARFRAAAAGKRRVLILGAGLIGCEFANDMSLGGFEVDVVAPCEQVMPTLLHPAAAGAVQAGLEGLGVRFHLGPVLTRLQRDEQGLQAHLSDGRAIACDLVVSAIGLRPRTDLAAAAGLQTNRGVVVDRQLRTSHDNIFALGDCAEVDGINLLYVMPLMTCARALAQTLAGNPTAVAYGPMPVTVKTPACPLVVSPPPPGREGVWQVEGQGADLKVLCRDAAGQLLGYALTGAAVMEKLALNRQLPPLMA, encoded by the coding sequence ATGACGTCCCCTGTGGTGATCATCGGTACCGGCCTTGCCGGCTACAACCTGGCCCGCGAGTTTCGCAAACTCGACGGCGACACGCCGTTGTTGCTGATCACCGCCGACGACGGTCGCTCCTACTCCAAGCCCATGCTTTCCACCGGCTTTGCCAAGCAGAAGGATGCCGATGGCCTGTGCATGGCCGAGCCTGGCGCCATGGCCGAGCAGCTCAAGGCCGAGATCCGCACCCATACCACCATCAGTGGTATCGACCCAGGCCACAAGCGTCTGTGGATCGGGGAAGAGGCCGTCGAGTACCGCGACCTCGTCCTGGCGTGGGGTGCTCAGACCGTGCAGGTGCCGATCGAGGGCGATGCGCCCGAGCTGGTCTTCCCGATCAATGACCTCGAGGACTATGCGCGCTTTCGCGCCGCCGCAGCAGGCAAGCGCCGGGTGCTGATACTCGGTGCAGGTCTGATCGGTTGCGAGTTCGCCAATGACATGAGCCTTGGCGGCTTCGAGGTCGATGTGGTCGCACCTTGTGAGCAGGTGATGCCAACCTTGCTGCACCCGGCTGCGGCCGGTGCGGTGCAGGCAGGCCTGGAAGGGCTGGGCGTGCGCTTTCACCTGGGGCCAGTGCTGACCCGTCTGCAGCGTGACGAGCAAGGTCTGCAGGCGCACCTGTCCGATGGCCGGGCGATCGCCTGCGACCTGGTGGTATCGGCCATCGGGCTGCGTCCGCGCACAGACCTTGCCGCTGCCGCGGGCCTGCAGACGAACCGGGGTGTGGTGGTGGACCGGCAGTTGCGTACGTCCCACGACAACATCTTCGCCCTGGGTGATTGCGCCGAGGTCGACGGTATCAACCTGCTCTATGTCATGCCGTTGATGACCTGCGCCCGGGCCTTGGCCCAGACCCTCGCTGGCAACCCTACCGCTGTTGCCTATGGGCCGATGCCTGTGACCGTCAAGACGCCAGCCTGCCCGCTGGTGGTTTCGCCGCCTCCACCAGGGCGTGAAGGCGTTTGGCAGGTCGAGGGGCAGGGCGCTGACCTCAAGGTGCTCTGCCGCGATGCTGCTGGCCAATTGCTGGGCTATGCGCTGACCGGGGCGGCGGTGATGGAGAAGCTGGCACTGAATCGGCAGTTACCGCCCCTGATGGCGTAA
- a CDS encoding rubredoxin yields MKKWQCIVCGLIYDEAEGWPDDGIAPGTRWEDVPEDWLCPDCGVGKSDFEMIAIG; encoded by the coding sequence ATGAAGAAGTGGCAGTGCATTGTCTGTGGCCTGATCTACGACGAGGCCGAAGGCTGGCCAGACGACGGCATCGCCCCGGGCACTCGCTGGGAAGACGTGCCGGAAGACTGGCTGTGCCCCGACTGTGGCGTTGGCAAGAGTGACTTTGAAATGATCGCCATTGGCTGA
- a CDS encoding chorismate--pyruvate lyase family protein yields the protein MPYETPQAAAVAWLPYSQLAAGIDPSILDWLFDEGSLTRRLTHLSRDHFAVTPLFEGWQPLRDDECQALGLAPGEEGWVREVYLRGHGQPWVFARSVAGRSALERGGLDLETLGSRSLGELLFCDQAFTRHPIEVCGYPQTWLPPEARHADLWGRRSRFARDGLDLLVAEVFLPALWQAAKEETR from the coding sequence GTGCCGTACGAAACCCCGCAAGCAGCCGCTGTCGCGTGGCTGCCGTATTCACAGCTGGCTGCCGGCATCGACCCGTCGATTCTCGACTGGCTCTTCGACGAAGGCTCCCTGACTCGCCGCCTGACCCACCTCTCCCGCGATCACTTCGCCGTCACCCCGCTGTTCGAGGGCTGGCAGCCCCTGCGTGACGACGAGTGCCAAGCCCTGGGCCTGGCGCCTGGGGAAGAAGGCTGGGTGCGCGAAGTCTACCTGCGCGGCCATGGCCAGCCCTGGGTGTTCGCCCGCAGCGTGGCAGGTCGCAGCGCCCTGGAGCGCGGCGGCCTGGACCTCGAGACGTTGGGCAGCCGCTCGCTGGGCGAGCTACTGTTCTGCGATCAGGCTTTCACGCGCCACCCCATCGAAGTCTGTGGTTATCCACAGACCTGGCTGCCGCCCGAAGCGCGCCATGCCGACTTGTGGGGACGGCGTTCGCGCTTTGCCCGTGATGGCCTGGACCTGCTGGTGGCCGAGGTGTTCCTGCCGGCCCTGTGGCAAGCGGCCAAGGAGGAAACCCGCTGA